A genomic segment from Lates calcarifer isolate ASB-BC8 linkage group LG13, TLL_Latcal_v3, whole genome shotgun sequence encodes:
- the ndc80 gene encoding kinetochore protein NDC80 homolog yields MERGRMSRATGSRPSELPMRVQDTNRMSMVYTTPQSKQPSFGKLSIPKPQSQTSERRTSFFGGRTSGASMPRNSTMSGFGGTEKIKDARPLHDKSYVQQCIRQLHEFLTEQGYPGTLSAKTLQSPSTKEFVKMFEFIYRQLDPTFEMPNSKVEEEVPAILKSLRYPFVLSKCSMYSVGAPHTWPQALGALMWLIDNVKINWNLSKQELLFSDFCEDSDNIEEGAEYNKLFLDYTAETYSKFMQGDDTFEDEDESFLTKLKKLYNVDEALLASMEEKHKILSEEVERLEKESQTDRLMTKRMEKVKLQTDLKKIQSYRSSLESFRVNQENKASELNVELENTVSHLESLKHERDELQVLLQNQKFTPADVERINREKRELQQTISSLSKSLEDAEQHKWNEEIALAKVKEKAELKLTEYHKLARKLKLIPLSAENACGHDFEIRPFECGPSSMIQHKTQIQMVLRKLISDVEEENSRLANMNLSLEESCEQLNSNILDKSNDLKQLREQIRKLDERLDSDMQDLAREEQEWAAEMESVENHRKLLEKKVNYGYDEAVQQLKAAQQQYHLVLQETNEERRTVTNNLASVFTTATNHLSITEKCLEDLHSRVQRVCSKAVEEDAAAIQKMRETLKSFKSKANSL; encoded by the exons ATGGAGCG TGGAAGGATGAGTCGAGCAACAGGCAGCAGACCATCGGAGCTGCCGATGCGAGTGCAAGACACCAACAGGATGAGCATGGTGTATACAACGCCCCAGAG cAAACAGCCTTCGTTTGGAAAGCTCAGCATACCCAAACCACAGTCACAGACCTCTGAAAGGCGGACCAGCTTCTTTGGTGGCCG GACTAGTGGGGCCAGCATGCCTCGCAACAGCACCATGTCAGGGTTTGGAGGAACTGAGAAGATCAAAGATGCCAGACCTCTGCATGATAAATCCTATGTGCAGCAGTGTATTAGACAGCTGCATGAG TTCTTGACAGAGCAGGGATACCCAGGCACTTTGTCAGCCAAGACTCTCCAGTCTCCTTCTACCAAGGAGTTTGTGAAGATGTTTGAGTTTATCTACCGCCAGCTAGACCCAACCTTTGAGATGCCAAACTCAAAAGTTGAGGAGGAAGTTCCAGCTATCTTAAAATCCCTGAG GTATCCATTTGTCCTCTCCAAGTGTTCAATGTATTCTGTTGGAGCTCCCCATACCTGGCCTCAGGCTCTGGGTGCTCTCATGTGGCTGATTGATAATGTCAAG atcAACTGGAATTTGAGTAAGCAGGAGCTGCTGTTCAGTGACTTCTGTGAAGACAGTGACAATATCGAGGAAGGGGCTGAGTATAACAAG CTCTTCCTGGATTACACTGCTGAGACATACTCCAAGTTTATGCAGGGTGATGACACAtttgaggatgaggatgaatcATTCCTCACTAAACTAA AGAAGCTTTACAACGTTGACGAAGCCCTGCTAGCCTCGATGGAGGAGAAGCACAAAATACTCAGTGAAGAGGTTGAACGACTGGAGAAGGAAAGCCAGACG GACCGTCTAATGACCAAGAGGATGGAAAAGGTGAAGCTCCAGACAGACCTCAAGAAAATCCAGAGTTATCGAAGCAGCCTGGAGTCCTTCAGAGTCAACCAGGAGAATAAAGCATCAGAGCTGAATGTTGAGCTGGAGAATACTG tcagtcatcTGGAGTCTCTAAAACATGAGCGGGATGAACTGCAAGTCCTCCTGCAGAACCAGAAGTTCACCCCAGCTGATGTAGAGAGGatcaacagagagaagagagaactCCAACAGACTATCTCCAGTCTCAGCAAGTCTCTGGAGGATGCTGAACAGCACAAGTGGAATGAGGAGATCGCTCTGGCCAAAGTGAAAGAGAAG GCTGAGCTGAAACTAACAGAGTACCACAAGTTGGCACGTAAACTGAAGCTGATACCGTTGTCTGCAGAGAATGCCTGTGGTCATGATTTTGAGATCAGGCCTTTTGAATGTGGACCCAGCAGCATGATTCAGCATAAAACGCAGATACAG ATGGTCCTCAGGAAGCTGATCAGTGAcgtggaggaggagaacagtCGATTAGCTAACATGAACCTCAGTCTGGAGGAGTCTTGTGAACAG TTGAATTCTAACATCTTGGACAAGTCCAATGATCTGAAGCAGCTGAGAGAGCAGATTCGGAAGCTGGATGAACGGTTGGATTCGGACATGCAG gacCTGGCCCGAGAGGAGCAGGAATGGGCAGCAGAGATGGAGTCTGTGGAAAACCATCGTAAACTCCTAGAAAAGAAAGTAAATTATGGTTACGATGAAGCAGTGCAACAGCTGAAGGCAGCACAACAACA GTACCACCTGGTGCTGCAGGAGACCAACGAGGAGAGGCGAACAGTAACCAACAACCTGGCGTCTGTCTTTACCACAGCTACTAACCACTTGTCAATTACAGAG AAGTGTCTGGAGGATCTGCACAGCAGAGTGCAGCGTGTCTGCTCTAAGGCTGTTGAAGAGGATGCAGCTGCTATACAGAAGATGCGAGAAACTTTGAAGAGCTTCAAGTCCAAGGCAAACAGTTTGtaa